Genomic window (Pyrus communis chromosome 13, drPyrComm1.1, whole genome shotgun sequence):
ATGCTTGATTGCCTGGATACTACCTGGTCTGGTGCTGTTGTGTACATAGACGAGGAATCAAAGAAGGATCTTAATAGACCTTATGGAAGGGTTAATCGGAAGCAGCTTAAGTCGAAAATGCTGCAAAAATGCATATCGAACGGTGTTAAATTTCACCAAGCTAAAGTTACTAAGGTTATTCATGAGGAGGAAAAATCACTGTTGACTTGCAATGACGGTGTCACAATTCAAGCTTCTGTGGTTCTCGATGCAACTGGTTTTTCAAGATGTCTTGTACAGTATGATAAGCCATACAATCCAGGTTACCAAGTGGCTTATGGGATTTTGGCGGAGGTCGAAGAGCATCCATTTGATGTTGATAAGATGCTTTTCATGGACTGGAGAGATTCGCACTTGAACAATAATATCGAACTGAAGGAGAGAAATGGTAGGATCCCTACTTTCCTTTATGCAATGCCTTTTTCATCCAACAGGATATTTCTCGAAGAAACTTCCCTGGTAGCTCGGCCTGGCTTACCCATGAAAGATATCCAAGAAAGGATGGCTGCTAGGTTAAAGCATCTGGGCATAAAAGTTAAGAGCATTGAGGAGGATGAGCATTGTGTCATCCCAATGGGCGGCCCGCTCCCAGTGCTCCCTCAGAGAGTCGTTGGAATTGGTGGTACAGCAGGGATGGTGCACCCTTCAACTGGGTATATGGTGGCGCGGACTCTGGCAGCGGCTCCTATTGTTGCAAATGCAATAGTTCAGTACCTTGGTTCAGATAGAACACTTTCAGGAAATGAAGTGTCCGCAGAAATTTGGAAAGATTTATGGCCCATACAAAGGAGGAGACAAAGGGAGTTCTTCTGTTTCGGTATGGCTATTCTGCTTAAGCTTGATTTGAAAGGTACTCGGAGGTTTTTCAATGCTTTTTTTGACCTAGAACCCCGCTATTGGCATGGATTCTTGTCATCTCGACTGTTTCTTCCCGATCTTGTATTTTTTGGGCTTTCACTGTTTTCTCATGCTTCTAATGCTAGTAGAATAGAAATTATGGCCAAGGGGACTCCTCCTTTGGTAAAGATGATCAACAACTTGATACAGGATAGAGATTAGGATGACTGATATTATTTGTAATATGAAAATTATGTTGGTGAATTTCCATATCAAAGATACTTACGGTTGCTAATAGTCGTCAACCAACTATTATGAATTAGCTACTcttcagaaacaaaaataaaccatCTATAATGCTGTTATATTCTTACGTCTAACCTTTAGCTCTGGTAGAAACTCTTGTGGATATAAATAGCCTTAAATATTTCTGCTTTCACTGTAATCTTGTCTTACATGCAAGCCAccgttgtttttgtttcatactGTTCCATTTATTAAGGTTAGATTTCTTCGTTTAGGATTTCTTCGTTCAGGACTATCTTTTTCTTGAGATTGGGATAATTGAGGTCTTATGGAACTTAAAATGTAGAATGTTTTAAGCTCCGAATGTTTTTCTTGAGATTCTGGTTCAGCTCCGAATGTTGCGCACATAACTAAGTTCTGTAAAATGTTTCTGGAAACGCTTATAAAAAGTTGCTTCCAATGTGTAACCTGCTAGTTATTTTGGAGCAACAGATAAATAGGAAACAGTAGGGAATCACATTGTTTATTACATGAGCGTACAAATACGCTTGTCACACACAAAATTCAAATACACGCTGACAAAGTCCAACAAAAGTAAGATACTTATTTTGTCATACCAGCACAAAGTGAAGCAAATGAGAAATGAAAAGCCAGGGTTGTCTGGACCCTGAACATACCAAATCAGCagacccttgaagaaaacacGTGTGAAAGAAACCTTATGTATTTCTATTACCTTTATCTCACTTAAGGTTGCCCCGCATTTTCAAGTTCTGGCATACGACATCACAGGGAGACGGTGGAGAATAGACTGCAAACCAAGTCTGGATGCTGGTTAACCCAAGTGCTGCTAGACCTGGAACAAGGAAAATGGATCCCGGCTGCATCAAGCTCTTGTACAGAGTGGTCTTTAGGTCGCTTATCGGGATTTTTTTGTGTACCTAGCATTCTTGTTCGGAGAAGGTCAAGAAGATGAGCGGGCTCTTTTTCCGGATGAGCGGGCTCTTTTTCCATGGTTATTGCTACGTTTGGTTGCTTCTTTCCAGGTGCACCAATGTTTGCCTGAACGTAAGTCTCTATCGAGTTCTTCAACTCCCTGTATTTGTTGCTTGAGCTCATCAACAGCTCGAGGACTTGATAAGGGACTTGGTTCTCTAGCAAGAACAAGTCCTGTTGTGCAAAGGCTATCTGGTCCCTTTTGATCGACAATTCTTCCAACTTTTCATCCACAAAGGACTGTATGAATTGTAAGGTTGAACACCCATCTAAGAACAACATCCAAGCGAGGGTCTCATCATCACAGTGCTGTGTCGCTTCCTTGGCGTAACATTCCCGTAGTTCTTTGATATTCTCCTCAACCTTCTGATGCAGAGCTTCAACTGTTTGGCTAGTGTAGTTAAGAAATCTTTTTGTCAACATAAGCTTGAAGTCCTCAGCCAGCTCGCACCTTGGATTGCCATGATGGAAAGGGCCTATTGCTACGGCCCTGGGCTCGTTATACTTGTCGAAAGTTTTGGGATTGCGGGGCATGAAGGGAACCCTTTGGATCTTTGGTTTTAAGCTATAATCTGGAGTTTCTGGTgcttccctcacttttttgaaTCTTTCCTCCCTAGAACCGTTCCTAACCTCCCCCATGGAAACTACGCTTTCTCTCAGGCTATTTTACCAAGTACCCTTCTAAACAACTCTGGCTGTTTTTGAATACTTATGTTAGTTTCTGCATTTTATAGTATAAGTTTACTTTGGAATCTCAgctttaacaaataatataggTTCTAAAGCATTTGCTCAGAGATATTTGGTTCTGAACTTTGCCGAACAACTAGTGCAGCCAATGACTTTATCTGCATTGTGAGGACTTACATATTCCGGCACGCTACTCTGGCATTTCAGACCAATAACGCAATATCATATGTTTTAGTTTTACTGGATGACATTACGTTATTGGCATAGGATGTTACGGTGTCAGTGTACGAAGGGAAGTTTATAATGGTTTGTGGAAGCTTTTACACATTACGAGGAAAAACTTTGGCCTATGACTTTAACTTCATTGCAAGTTTAGCATGTGGAACGATCACATCTGTGGAAGTAACTTTGAACTATGACTTTAACTTCATTGCAAGTTTAGTATATAGAAGGATATATGTGGAAAAACCAAAGCTTTGGGAGACGAAAAAGTTGATGCTTGCAACTTTATACTCGTACACTAGCATGTTTGGTACATACACTGCAAAAGGACAGCTGGTTGCCATGTTTCTTCGACTTACCCAAGTCAAGACTCCACACGGAGAGCAATTTGTACGAGCAAATTCACTGTGATGTAGTGTTCTGGTCTAATAAATTCACGTCACATGAAGAGAAACTTACATTTCACATGATATCATTGACCTAAGACACTACAACAGTGTAAACTCGTCTCAGATAATTCATTCTTTTTCATATAAAGCATAATCTTAATTTGCcaccaaaaaacaagaaaagaaaagaacgagattatttggaaagagaaaattaaaaacaactcAAATTATAATTGTTTTTCAGTTGGTATTTTTTATTAGCACCCCACATTATGTTAAATGCACCCcacattaaaacttaaaattatgTGGCTTATGTAACCTACTATGCAAAGAAAATTTCTAAATACACCGCAAATTACTTATAACataatatttatcttcttcaactatcaaaacgCCTCTCACCCTCCACTTCATTGTTGAATACAATTCTAACTATTGAAATTATAAACacgttgattgaaaaaaaaaattaatgaatggAACACGATATCAATTTTTTggaagcttcacatgaggtaaaatttcatatttgtcattgttttaattattcaaCAACATCGGTAATTATTTAAGCCTGCTTTTGCTTTCCATACTACCCAATTTCATAGGAGGCCaacccagcaacgccttttctGTTCTTATTCATCTTTTGGGGTTTACTTTTGCTCTGCTAGGTTCCTCCCAGTTGCCATTTTTTAGCAGAAATCCTTTTTTGTTAGCAAAAGGCTTAAGGGACAGAGAAAAGGAGATTGGCCGTGATGACCCAATTAATGAAACTCAAGCTCAATAGACCGGATTGTAAAATTCTCTTTTTAAAGAATGTTAGGGTTTTAATCCTAagtcaatttaatttataaaaattgaaaattagtattataagatttgaagaatgtggggtgtatgtGGAAAATATTAGGTGTATGAGAATGTGGGGTGTAAGGGTATTATAAGAAAGTacgtggggtgtattaagataatttttaattgaaaaagcaaatgtggggtgtatttaTGTAGGGTTTAATCAACAATATGTGAGGTGTTAATAAAATAAGCCTTTTCAGTTTgggaattttactttttattttgtgtcaATAAACATGTCTTTCACCATCCTTTTTGCACCATTCttcattccttttctttcttccgCCATTTTCTAGCAGCTACATGGCATGACATTGATGGTGAGTGAGTGATAACATGACAGTCAAGTGAAAGATAATATGATATGTTTGTAAACTCAACTCAATAATGAGAGAGCCGGATTTCATTAACATTTACACAATAAATAGAAGCAGACTAAACAGACTAGGACTAGGATTTGTCTTCTCCAGGCGTGTCCTCTGTGTTGTCCTTGTTAGAATATGACTGTGGCTCATAAGAAACAATAAGAACTTATATGTTGGTTTATCACTCCCTCACAAACGAACCGTGCGACCTTGGACAGGAAGTTTGGACGGCAAGAAGGTAAAGCAAACAACAAACAGCCCCTTGGTTAGAGATTAGCCAACTTATCTATGGAGGAGACTTAACCAACCAAAATCTCCTTACGAGTGACCTTCTCACAAATGTAGTGATAATCAACTTCGACATGCCGCATGCGTTATTGATAAACAGGATTTTAGGCGACAGAGATCACACCGTAACCGAGGTGGAGCAAGAGTAAGATGAAGCTCATATAATAATGTGCGGTGCCAAGAGAGGGCATCGGCAGTGTAAGCAAGTTAACGATATTCGGCTTCTGTACTCAAATGAGGAACACCTTGTTATTTCTTGGAGCTCCAGGAAATGAAGTTGTCACCAGGAAAATACAATAACAACCAATAAAGTCGCGATCATCAGGGTCACCAGCATAGTCCGCATCGACATAAGTAGTAATTGTAAGGGAACTCGGTCGATAAACAATGCGATGAATGGGAGTGGCTTTGAGATAGCACAAAATATGTTTAACAGCAACCCAATGAGCTGTTGTGGGtttatgcataaattgacaaacTTGATTAACAGCAAACACAGTGTTAGGACGAGTGAATAGGAGATGCTAGATACTGCAAGGTGCCAACAACACTATGACACTCATTGATGTCAGACAAGGGCTTGCCATCATTCAGACTTAGGCGACGACCACTGATTGCAGGAAAAGAGATCGGTTTGCATTCCAGCATCTTGGTGCGTTGGAGATGATCAATGatatagtttgtttgagtgaCATGAAGACCAGTGCTAGTATGATGAACTTCCATGCCCAAAAAGTAATGGAGGGGCCTAAGGTCCTTCATGGAAAACAATGTTCCCAACTGATGAATTAAACGAGTGATATGAGATTGCTATACCACGTAAATCAACAAGTAGATAACCACAGAGCCAGCAAAGATGGTGAACAATAATGAATCAGCATGGGACGAGATGAAGCCCAAGTTTTCTATATGTTGAGAAAAGCACTGGAACCAAGGACAAGGAGATTGTTTAAGACCATACAGAGAccgacgaagttgacgaaatgTGAGGGACGTTGGGCATTTTTCTGTTTCGGTATGGCTATTCTGCTTAAGCTTGATTTGAAAGGTACTCGGAGGTTTTTCAATGCTTTTTTTTGACCTAGAACCCTGCTATTGGAATGGATTCTTGTCATCTCGACTGTTTCTTCCCGATCTTGTAATTTTTGGGCTTTCAGTGTTTTCTCATGCTTCTAATGCTAGTAGAATAGAAATTATGGTCAAGGGGACTCCTCCTTTGGTAAAGATGATCAACAACTTGATACAGGATAGAGATTAGGATGACTGATATTATTTGTAATATGAAAATTATGTTGGTGAATTTCCATATCAAAGATACTTACGGTTGCTAATAGTCGTCAACCAACTATTATGAATTAGCTACTcttcagaaacaaaaataaaccatCTATAATGCTGTTATATTCTTACGTCTAACCCTTAGCTCTGGTAGAAAATCTTGTGGATATAAATGGCCTTAAATATTTCTGCTTTCACTGTAATCTTGTCTTACATGCAAGCCAccgttgtttttgtttcatactGTTCCATTTATTAAGGTTAGATTTCTTCGTTTAGGATTTAAGGGGGTTAAAAGGGGGAGATAATACTCTTATTACTGTTACCTTGATATTATTCACCTACAAATTATCAGTTATGGGTCAGGTTTTCAGGATAGAGCTagaagtgacttaagttgatcTGGAGTTGGAAGGGCCACAAAAAGTGGTTCATATAAAATGAACGCAAATTGTTCACTGTTTGTTGTATGACATCACCTATGAAGAGCCAGTTAGCATTTGCAGATCAAGTTTTGAAGAAAGAGTATAACTGAAATTAGTTGTGATCTCAAACCGCTGCAGAAATTAGTTAACATAGAGAAGTTAAATCTTAGAAATTTGTTTGATTCCAAAACTATAACAGTTTGGATGTCTTTAGTACATATATTTACAGTAAACAAGATACAAATGTTTTGGATGTCTTTAGTACCTATAAGCATAAAGTATAACTATAGAGCTTCATTTTCCCTGATAGGTGATCTTAAAATGTTTTGGATTCAGAACTATCTTTTTCTTGAGATTGGGATAATTGAGGTCTTATGGAACTTAAAATGTAGAATTGAGCTGATTCTGGTTCAGCTCTGAATGTTGCGCACGTAACTAAGTTCTGTAAAATGTTTCTGGAAACGCTTATAAAAAGTTGCTTCCAATGTGTAACCTGCTAGTTATTTTGGAGCAACAGATAAATAGGAAACAGTAGGGAATCACAT
Coding sequences:
- the LOC137713038 gene encoding lycopene beta cyclase, chloroplastic/chromoplastic, with protein sequence MDTLLKTHNKLAFLHPIHGFSEKLSSSSSSKLRNEEFRYGLRRSRVNLSRGGVVKASSSALLELVPETKKESLEFELPLYDPSKGLVVDLAVVGGGPAGLAVAQQVSEAGLSVCSIDPSPKLIWPNNYGVWVDEFEAMDMLDCLDTTWSGAVVYIDEESKKDLNRPYGRVNRKQLKSKMLQKCISNGVKFHQAKVTKVIHEEEKSLLTCNDGVTIQASVVLDATGFSRCLVQYDKPYNPGYQVAYGILAEVEEHPFDVDKMLFMDWRDSHLNNNIELKERNGRIPTFLYAMPFSSNRIFLEETSLVARPGLPMKDIQERMAARLKHLGIKVKSIEEDEHCVIPMGGPLPVLPQRVVGIGGTAGMVHPSTGYMVARTLAAAPIVANAIVQYLGSDRTLSGNEVSAEIWKDLWPIQRRRQREFFCFGMAILLKLDLKGTRRFFNAFFDLEPRYWHGFLSSRLFLPDLVFFGLSLFSHASNASRIEIMAKGTPPLVKMINNLIQDRD
- the LOC137712176 gene encoding UPF0481 protein At3g47200-like, which produces MGEVRNGSREERFKKVREAPETPDYSLKPKIQRVPFMPRNPKTFDKYNEPRAVAIGPFHHGNPRCELAEDFKLMLTKRFLNYTSQTVEALHQKVEENIKELRECYAKEATQHCDDETLAWMLFLDGCSTLQFIQSFVDEKLEELSIKRDQIAFAQQDLFLLENQVPYQVLELLMSSSNKYRELKNSIETYVQANIGAPGKKQPNVAITMEKEPAHPEKEPAHLLDLLRTRMLGTQKNPDKRPKDHSVQELDAAGIHFPCSRSSSTWVNQHPDLVCSLFSTVSL